The Parafrankia discariae genomic sequence TCGTCGCCAGGCCACCGCGCTGCAGGTCCCGCAGCTCGGCGGCGACGGTGGGCAGCGGCGTCGCGATCACCGCGTGGTCGACCCGCTCGCCCTGCCACGGCCGGCCGGCGCCCATCGCCTCGGCGAGCTTCACCTGGGCGTCGTCGCAGTCGCGCAGGAACACCTGCACGCCGCGCCCGGACAGCGCCAGCCCGATGCTCGTGCCGATCAGCCCGGACCCGACGACGGCCACCCGGCGCAGCTCGGGCAGGTGCGCGGGATCCCACGCCGGCGGATCGGCCGCGGCCGCCTCGACCCCCGGGCGGACGTAGGGCGGCGAGAACCGCCCGGCCGCCGCGGGGGGCTCGGAGGGCTCGCCGCGACTCACAGCCCGGTCGCCTTGTAGAGCGCCCCCACCTCATGCCGGGTGAGATGGCGGGCCCGGCCGGCCCGCAGCGTGCCGAGCGTCACCGGGCCGAACGAGACCCGGACGAGGCGGTGCACCGGGTGCCCCACGGCCTCCATCATGCGGCGCACCACGTGCTTGCGGCCCTCGTGCAGGGTCAGTTCCATCATGACCCGGGACGCGGCGATGTCGACGATCCGGGCGGCGTCGACCGACACGGGGCCGTCCTCCAGGGTGACCCCCGAGCGCAGCCGGCGTGGGACGTCGCGGCGGACCGGGCCGCTGATCTCGACCAGGTAGGTCTTCGGCACGCCGAAGGACGGGTGGGTGAGCCGGTGGGCGAGATCGCCGTCGTTGGTGACGAGCAGCAGGCCCTCGCTGTCGCCGTCCAGCCGGCCGACGTGGAACAGGCCGACGGAGCCGAACTCGGTGAGGAAGTCGGCGATGGTCGGCCGGCCGCGGTCGTCGGACATCGCCGACAGCACACCGCGCGGCTTGTTCAGCGCCAGGTGCACCAGCCCGGTGCGGGTGACGACCCGCTCGCCGTCGACCTCGATCACCGCCGTCTCCGGGTCGACCCGGCGGCCCTGCTCGCGGACCACCTCGCCGTCGACCCGGACGCGACCGGAGTCGATCAGTTCCTCGTTGTGCCGGCGGGAGCCGATGCCGGCGGAGGCCAGCACCTTCTGCAGGCGGATGCCCTCGGACGCCGGGTCCCGGTGGCGGGCGCCGGGGGACTCGGATTCGGTGCCGTTCATGACGCCACGATGTCATCGACATCGTCCACACCCGGCAGCAGGGGTGCCAGCGGGGGCAGTTCGTCCAGGTCGCGCAGGCCCATGCGTTCCAGGAAGTAGTCGGTGGTGCGGTACAGGATGGCTCCCGACTCGTGGTCGTGGCCGCATTCCTCGACGAGGTTGCGGGCGGTGAGGGTGCGGATGACGCCGTCGGCCGAGACCCCGCGCACCGCGGAGATCCGGCCACGGCTGACCGGCTGCTGGTAGGCGACGATCGCCAGCGTCTCCAGCGCGGCCTGGGAGAGACGGGCGGACTGGCCGGCCAGCACGAAGCGCTCGACCCACGGCGCGCACTCGTCGGCCGTGTACAGCCGCCAGCCCCGGCCGACGTGGCGCAGCCGGAAGCCGCGCCCGTCCCGCTCGTACTGCGCGGCGAGCTCGGCGAGCAGCGCCTCGACCCGCCGGGCCGGGATGTCGAGCGCGGTGGCGAACTCGGCCACGCCGACCGGGTGCTCCGCCACGGTCAGGACGGCCTCGACGAGCGCGCTGTCGGACGGCCGGTCGCCCGCGGGCGGAGCCGACGATACCCGCGGGCCCGGCGACCGGGGCGCGGGAACCGCCCCCGCCGATCCGTTCGGGCCGGCGGACGTGCCCGTGCCGGTGGGCCCGTCGGTGCC encodes the following:
- the scpB gene encoding SMC-Scp complex subunit ScpB, which encodes MSADSTNGPVGAAGSAGTDGPTGTGTSAGPNGSAGAVPAPRSPGPRVSSAPPAGDRPSDSALVEAVLTVAEHPVGVAEFATALDIPARRVEALLAELAAQYERDGRGFRLRHVGRGWRLYTADECAPWVERFVLAGQSARLSQAALETLAIVAYQQPVSRGRISAVRGVSADGVIRTLTARNLVEECGHDHESGAILYRTTDYFLERMGLRDLDELPPLAPLLPGVDDVDDIVAS
- a CDS encoding pseudouridine synthase; translated protein: MNGTESESPGARHRDPASEGIRLQKVLASAGIGSRRHNEELIDSGRVRVDGEVVREQGRRVDPETAVIEVDGERVVTRTGLVHLALNKPRGVLSAMSDDRGRPTIADFLTEFGSVGLFHVGRLDGDSEGLLLVTNDGDLAHRLTHPSFGVPKTYLVEISGPVRRDVPRRLRSGVTLEDGPVSVDAARIVDIAASRVMMELTLHEGRKHVVRRMMEAVGHPVHRLVRVSFGPVTLGTLRAGRARHLTRHEVGALYKATGL